From Skermanella sp. TT6, a single genomic window includes:
- a CDS encoding ABC transporter permease, whose product MTLPMLSRRRRSDRSNFNFGTVVNWTRQDFVDRYSGSVLGLAWVLIWPLVQVTIFTLIFSQIMGARLPGNSDTYAYSVYLVAGVVPWTAFANTISRVTTVFLDKKHILSKVRLSMPLLASYIVLSEAVTFAVTMAVFLMYLIAFGHPLGAGILFVPLIFVLQQVLAFSIGLICACLIVFIRDVKEIVGIVLQLWFWFTPIVYVADIVPEGIRGWLELNPSMLFIESYHQIFVHGGMPVLDDMVTLAVTGGVLLAASLLMLRALERDIRDFL is encoded by the coding sequence ATGACATTGCCGATGCTTTCGCGGCGCCGACGTTCTGACCGCTCGAACTTCAACTTTGGTACGGTCGTCAACTGGACAAGGCAGGATTTCGTCGACAGGTATTCGGGGTCCGTCCTGGGGCTGGCCTGGGTCCTGATCTGGCCCCTGGTGCAGGTGACCATCTTCACCCTGATCTTTTCCCAGATCATGGGAGCCCGGCTGCCCGGAAACTCGGATACCTACGCCTACAGCGTCTATCTGGTCGCGGGCGTGGTGCCCTGGACCGCCTTCGCCAACACGATCTCGCGCGTGACGACCGTGTTCCTGGACAAGAAGCACATCCTGTCCAAGGTCCGCCTGTCGATGCCGCTGCTGGCCAGCTACATCGTCCTGTCGGAGGCGGTGACCTTCGCCGTGACCATGGCCGTCTTCCTGATGTACCTGATCGCCTTCGGCCACCCTCTCGGGGCCGGGATCCTGTTCGTGCCGCTCATCTTCGTCCTGCAGCAGGTGTTGGCCTTCTCGATCGGGCTGATCTGCGCCTGCCTGATCGTCTTCATCCGCGACGTCAAGGAAATCGTCGGCATCGTGCTCCAGCTCTGGTTCTGGTTCACCCCGATCGTCTATGTGGCGGATATCGTGCCGGAAGGGATCCGCGGCTGGCTGGAGCTGAACCCGTCGATGCTGTTCATCGAAAGCTACCACCAGATCTTCGTCCACGGCGGCATGCCGGTGCTTGACGACATGGTCACGCTCGCGGTGACCGGCGGCGTCCTGCTCGCCGCCTCGCTGCTGATGCTCCGCGCGCTCGAGCGCGATAT